A window of bacterium contains these coding sequences:
- a CDS encoding sugar phosphate isomerase/epimerase gives MKLGFLTACLPRVGLEDLVKWTSEQGFHTLELAAWPVDSTRDYQARQIDAANFTKDKAKRVKELFAKHDLGISAMACYDNNLDPDLTKRKYYHDHLKKVIDTAALLDVNLVGTFVGARPDKLPKENMGEIGEVFRGMVKYAEDKGVRIMIENCPMENWQRFGLPGNFAYSPELWEALFNEVPSENFGLNFDPSHLYWLGIDYTRCVKDFGKKIFHAHAKDTEMLRDGQYRYGLFGRQLDPIPWKSGWWRYRVPGMGEIDWQRLISTLQENGYDYVLSIEHEDPVWEGSEEKIKRGLALGRKHLAQFIV, from the coding sequence ATGAAACTTGGATTCTTGACTGCCTGCTTGCCGCGGGTCGGACTCGAAGATTTAGTCAAATGGACGTCGGAACAGGGATTCCACACTCTTGAGCTTGCCGCCTGGCCGGTGGATTCGACGCGTGATTATCAAGCGCGGCAGATTGACGCCGCCAACTTCACGAAAGACAAGGCCAAGCGCGTGAAAGAGCTTTTTGCCAAACATGATCTCGGCATTTCGGCAATGGCGTGTTACGATAACAATCTCGATCCCGATCTGACGAAGCGAAAATATTATCATGACCATCTCAAGAAAGTGATCGACACCGCGGCGTTGTTGGACGTAAATCTGGTCGGCACTTTTGTCGGCGCGCGTCCCGACAAATTGCCGAAGGAAAATATGGGAGAAATCGGCGAAGTGTTTCGCGGCATGGTGAAATATGCCGAGGACAAAGGCGTGCGCATTATGATTGAAAATTGTCCGATGGAGAACTGGCAACGTTTCGGCCTTCCTGGCAATTTCGCCTATTCGCCGGAGCTTTGGGAAGCGCTGTTTAATGAAGTGCCAAGCGAGAACTTTGGCTTGAACTTCGATCCCTCGCATCTTTACTGGCTCGGAATTGATTACACCCGATGCGTGAAAGATTTTGGCAAAAAGATTTTTCACGCCCACGCCAAAGATACCGAAATGCTGCGCGACGGCCAGTATCGTTACGGCCTCTTCGGACGCCAGCTCGATCCGATTCCGTGGAAATCCGGCTGGTGGCGTTATCGCGTCCCCGGCATGGGAGAAATCGATTGGCAGAGACTTATTTCGACGTTGCAGGAGAATGGTTACGATTACGTGCTGTCAATTGAGCACGAAGATCCGGTGTGGGAAGGCTCAGAGGAAAAGATCAAACGAGGATTGGCTTTGGGCCGAAAGCATCTTGCACAGTTTATAGTTTAG
- a CDS encoding cellulase family glycosylhydrolase has translation MRSKSLLHAFFFWFFAFSSLPAQDHKLIYDQLRKPQDAVYYHVPIGLCEDYPEETTTLEIIRNDMELLKRSGINLLRISFGWDGIEGEKDKYNWLFWDDYVRIAVDEYGITLIPYICYTPSWNSTGDTTNFWNHTPKDYAQFGEFVAILVNRYKDRIKSWELWNEPDIKAYWSGTAEDLANLVKIGSAAVRKADPTAIVVCPGLAGHTEFTLALFKDYGISPYVDVVNIHNYFETWNPAPIENIVPYVNTIAGIVKQYGNNQSIWMAEVGYSTFRRNGYVSDWSWAYYDYEHTPKFQAVQLIRTLTLLLSTEKLAAIAWYEIKDLPPEDEVIGDVNNRHLGVAYVDYRPKPAEQALSFFNRLFAQRSKCIDAQVLIERTIGSDSEVHCFQNEDGSVIVVGWLKTKASGKQSDDQSGNVKDARKESIALTLPMKLAGRATLYDELGNAKEFKGIQQKASSTTLKDVTLIGGEIAIIKLTK, from the coding sequence ATGCGCTCGAAAAGTTTGCTTCATGCTTTTTTCTTTTGGTTTTTTGCCTTCTCATCTCTTCCCGCGCAAGACCATAAGCTCATCTACGATCAACTGCGCAAGCCGCAAGACGCGGTTTACTATCACGTCCCCATCGGCCTCTGTGAAGATTATCCGGAAGAAACCACGACGCTGGAGATTATCCGCAATGACATGGAGCTTCTGAAAAGAAGCGGCATCAATCTTCTGCGCATTTCCTTTGGCTGGGACGGCATCGAAGGCGAAAAGGACAAATACAACTGGCTATTCTGGGATGACTATGTTCGCATCGCCGTGGATGAATATGGCATCACCCTGATTCCATACATTTGTTACACACCGTCGTGGAATTCCACCGGCGACACCACCAACTTTTGGAATCATACGCCGAAGGATTACGCGCAATTTGGCGAGTTCGTCGCCATTTTGGTCAATCGCTACAAAGACCGCATCAAATCCTGGGAGCTGTGGAACGAACCGGACATCAAAGCCTATTGGTCGGGTACCGCGGAAGATTTGGCCAACCTCGTGAAGATTGGCTCCGCTGCCGTGCGCAAAGCCGATCCCACCGCGATCGTCGTGTGTCCCGGTCTGGCCGGTCACACCGAATTCACGCTCGCGCTGTTCAAAGATTACGGCATCAGTCCGTACGTCGATGTTGTCAACATTCACAACTATTTCGAAACCTGGAATCCCGCGCCGATTGAAAACATCGTTCCTTATGTGAACACCATCGCCGGCATTGTCAAGCAGTACGGCAACAATCAATCGATCTGGATGGCGGAAGTCGGCTACAGCACGTTTCGCCGCAACGGCTACGTTTCGGACTGGTCCTGGGCATATTACGACTACGAGCACACGCCGAAATTCCAGGCCGTGCAATTGATCAGAACGCTCACGCTGCTGCTCTCGACCGAGAAGCTCGCCGCCATTGCCTGGTATGAGATCAAAGATTTGCCGCCGGAGGATGAAGTCATTGGCGACGTCAACAATCGCCATCTCGGCGTGGCGTATGTTGATTACAGGCCCAAACCAGCGGAGCAGGCACTGTCGTTTTTCAACCGGCTGTTCGCGCAGAGAAGCAAGTGCATCGATGCTCAGGTCTTGATCGAGCGCACCATCGGCTCCGACAGCGAGGTGCATTGTTTTCAGAATGAAGATGGTAGTGTGATCGTCGTCGGCTGGTTGAAGACCAAAGCCAGCGGCAAACAAAGTGACGACCAGAGCGGTAACGTGAAAGATGCGCGCAAGGAAAGCATTGCGTTGACGCTGCCGATGAAGCTGGCCGGCAGAGCCACGCTTTATGATGAGCTTGGCAATGCAAAAGAGTTCAAAGGGATTCAACAGAAGGCAAGCTCGACTACACTGAAAGACGTCACTTTGATCGGCGGCGAAATCGCGATTATCAAGCTCACAAAATAA
- a CDS encoding VOC family protein: MIKRIDHTTITVRNLARSIDFYTHLLGFTIDHEMWFPESRLRIVFLRLGDTILELFGVPEIRGEALSHVNEVLGYKHICLLVESVDEEHQRLAQAGVPFRIPPTTVQETVRIAFFSDPDGMDIELIEYLP, from the coding sequence ATGATCAAGCGCATCGACCACACCACCATTACCGTGCGGAATCTTGCAAGGTCGATTGATTTCTATACTCACCTTCTCGGCTTCACGATTGATCACGAAATGTGGTTTCCTGAATCCAGGCTCCGCATCGTCTTTTTGCGCTTGGGCGACACCATTCTCGAACTTTTCGGCGTCCCCGAAATCCGCGGCGAGGCGCTCTCGCATGTCAATGAAGTGTTGGGATACAAGCACATTTGTTTGCTCGTTGAGAGCGTGGATGAGGAGCACCAACGATTGGCGCAAGCCGGAGTGCCCTTTCGCATTCCGCCGACGACGGTTCAGGAGACCGTGCGCATTGCATTTTTCAGCGACCCTGACGGCATGGATATCGAACTGATAGAATATTTACCGTAG
- a CDS encoding ureidoglycolate lyase: protein MRIKSKRITPENFAMFGKVVTAPTKPPTSQASDYKFWSNIANYHIDGETEIGLCTVYQQPVMEISGVERHLRTPEILIPIDAPFILPLLLEGQPESAVEAFQVNLGEAVVIDKAVWHGACLPAGKKESSYFVIFRRNTPHEDVVKKNIEKVQIET, encoded by the coding sequence ATGAGGATCAAGTCCAAACGCATCACTCCCGAAAACTTCGCCATGTTCGGCAAAGTCGTCACGGCGCCAACGAAGCCGCCAACCTCGCAGGCGAGTGATTACAAATTCTGGTCGAACATCGCGAATTACCACATCGACGGCGAGACCGAGATCGGCCTTTGCACGGTTTATCAGCAACCGGTGATGGAAATTTCCGGCGTCGAGCGTCACCTGCGCACGCCGGAAATTCTCATTCCCATTGACGCGCCGTTCATTTTGCCGCTGTTGCTGGAGGGTCAGCCCGAGAGCGCCGTTGAAGCATTTCAAGTCAATCTCGGCGAAGCAGTTGTCATTGACAAAGCTGTGTGGCATGGTGCGTGTTTGCCGGCCGGAAAAAAGGAATCGTCATACTTCGTGATTTTCCGCAGAAACACGCCGCATGAGGACGTGGTGAAAAAGAACATTGAGAAAGTACAGATCGAGACGTAA
- a CDS encoding aldo/keto reductase: MFGIQHPASSIQNPASSIQHPVSSIQYQVSSIQYQVSSIQYQGSNMRYRTFGKLGWKFSEISFGAWAIGGDMWGPQDDAESMRALHKAIDLGVNFIDTAQGYGKGHSEELIGKVLKERREEIYVATKVPPREAKWPPPDDSDPLKFFPSQYLIERCEGSLKKLQRDYIDIYQFHTWATSFNIRDEWFEAMMKLKEQGKIRAIGVSVPDTTPDNVIGALALDKVQSVQVIYNIFEQYPQWNLFPVCEKLGAGVIVRVPFDEGALTGKYTAQTAFPEGDVRRHYFRGRNLPAVVKRVETVRAFKDGRHPRMSMAEYALRFCLSHSAVHTVIPGIRSVQQAEMNIAASDGKWLDPEELEALKPFAWRKDFWHEEVA, from the coding sequence GTGTTTGGGATCCAGCATCCAGCATCCAGCATCCAGAATCCAGCATCCAGCATCCAGCATCCAGTATCCAGTATCCAGTATCAAGTATCAAGTATCCAGTATCAAGTATCCAGTATCCAGTATCAAGGATCAAATATGCGCTATCGCACCTTCGGCAAGCTCGGTTGGAAATTCTCCGAGATCAGTTTCGGCGCGTGGGCCATCGGCGGAGATATGTGGGGTCCGCAGGATGATGCGGAGTCTATGCGCGCGCTGCATAAGGCCATCGACCTCGGCGTGAATTTTATCGACACGGCGCAAGGCTACGGCAAGGGCCACAGTGAAGAACTGATCGGCAAAGTATTGAAAGAGCGCCGCGAGGAAATCTATGTCGCCACCAAAGTGCCGCCCCGAGAGGCCAAATGGCCGCCACCCGACGACTCCGACCCGCTGAAGTTCTTCCCGTCGCAGTACCTCATTGAACGCTGCGAAGGTTCGTTGAAAAAACTGCAGCGCGACTATATCGACATTTATCAATTTCACACTTGGGCCACCTCGTTCAACATCCGCGACGAATGGTTCGAGGCGATGATGAAATTGAAGGAGCAGGGAAAGATTCGCGCCATCGGCGTTTCCGTCCCCGACACCACACCGGACAACGTCATCGGCGCGCTGGCACTCGACAAAGTGCAATCGGTGCAAGTGATCTACAATATTTTCGAGCAGTATCCGCAGTGGAATCTCTTCCCCGTTTGTGAGAAGCTCGGTGCCGGTGTAATTGTTCGTGTTCCCTTTGACGAAGGCGCGCTCACCGGCAAATATACCGCGCAGACAGCTTTTCCCGAAGGTGACGTGCGGCGGCATTATTTTCGCGGGAGGAATTTGCCGGCGGTCGTCAAGCGTGTTGAGACCGTGCGTGCATTCAAGGACGGGCGGCATCCCCGCATGTCAATGGCAGAATACGCGCTGCGCTTTTGTTTGAGCCATTCCGCCGTGCACACGGTCATTCCCGGCATCCGCAGCGTGCAACAGGCGGAGATGAATATCGCCGCGAGCGATGGCAAGTGGCTGGACCCGGAAGAGCTTGAAGCGTTGAAGCCGTTCGCTTGGCGGAAAGATTTCTGGCATGAGGAAGTCGCGTAG
- the rbsD gene encoding D-ribose pyranase: MKKTGILNSQLSRIIAGMGHSDKLVVCDSGLPIPREREAVDLALAANIPRFIETVKVILKELQVEQAVIAEEMESRSGAIQRELLGLLSGVEITKVPHNEFKKMTRCEGNIAFVRTGEASPYANVILVSGVTFG; encoded by the coding sequence ATGAAGAAAACCGGCATTTTGAATTCCCAGCTTTCGCGAATCATCGCCGGAATGGGGCATTCCGACAAACTGGTCGTCTGTGATTCCGGCCTTCCCATTCCCCGTGAACGGGAAGCTGTGGATTTGGCGCTTGCTGCCAATATCCCGCGTTTTATCGAAACCGTGAAAGTTATCTTGAAAGAATTGCAAGTGGAACAGGCAGTCATTGCCGAAGAGATGGAAAGCCGCAGCGGCGCCATTCAACGTGAATTGTTGGGGCTGTTGTCCGGAGTCGAAATTACGAAAGTGCCGCACAACGAATTCAAAAAGATGACCAGATGCGAAGGCAATATCGCCTTCGTCCGCACCGGCGAAGCCTCGCCGTATGCAAATGTGATTCTAGTTTCGGGTGTAACATTTGGTTAG
- a CDS encoding PorV/PorQ family protein: MKKLTLAAIMVLLCALSSAAQDFNKAGRTTFQFLKIGMGARAAALGEAGIANMQDVNAVFWNPAAVTGIKGVEAGFNYTRWFADLNVMAGAVGFRAGGLGVIALHYATLDYGTLQEALVTSPTGGVDTRTGNSFGGNDLALGCAFARAFTDKLSIGVNAKYLREELHIYASSLWGFDVGTYYNTGWRGIRLAMSAQNFSKQARWLDTGGAEQQRYELPLLFRVGWSIDLLGGEQLFLGGSPERYRLALNMDAVHSNDYAERLHVGTEYVLYNLIALRGGYRINYDEGKWSFGFGLSRHISNVKMRLDYAYVDYDFLDSPHRLTALFAF, encoded by the coding sequence TTGAAAAAACTCACTCTCGCTGCAATAATGGTTTTGCTCTGCGCGCTGAGCAGCGCAGCGCAAGACTTCAACAAAGCCGGCCGCACCACGTTTCAATTCCTTAAGATCGGCATGGGCGCGCGCGCCGCAGCTCTTGGCGAGGCCGGCATCGCCAACATGCAGGACGTCAACGCCGTGTTTTGGAATCCGGCGGCCGTCACCGGCATCAAGGGCGTGGAAGCCGGTTTCAACTACACCCGCTGGTTTGCGGATTTGAACGTCATGGCAGGCGCGGTGGGTTTTCGTGCCGGCGGGCTGGGCGTTATCGCGCTGCATTACGCCACGCTGGACTACGGCACTCTGCAGGAAGCCCTGGTCACCAGTCCCACCGGCGGAGTTGACACGCGCACGGGAAACTCCTTCGGCGGCAATGACCTGGCGCTCGGCTGCGCTTTCGCGCGCGCCTTCACCGACAAGCTCTCCATCGGCGTGAACGCGAAATATCTGCGCGAAGAGCTTCATATCTACGCCAGTTCGCTGTGGGGCTTTGATGTCGGCACTTATTACAACACCGGCTGGCGTGGCATTCGACTGGCCATGAGTGCGCAAAATTTTTCCAAGCAGGCCCGTTGGCTGGACACCGGCGGAGCAGAACAGCAGAGATACGAGTTGCCGCTCCTGTTTCGCGTCGGCTGGTCGATCGATCTGCTGGGTGGCGAACAGCTTTTCCTGGGCGGCAGTCCCGAACGCTACCGGCTTGCCCTCAATATGGATGCGGTTCATTCCAACGACTATGCCGAGCGGCTGCACGTGGGCACGGAGTATGTGCTGTATAATCTCATCGCATTGCGTGGCGGCTACCGCATCAACTATGATGAAGGCAAGTGGTCATTCGGTTTCGGATTGAGCCGGCATATTTCCAATGTCAAAATGCGCCTGGACTACGCTTATGTCGACTATGATTTTCTGGACTCGCCCCATCGCCTTACGGCCTTGTTTGCTTTTTGA
- a CDS encoding Gfo/Idh/MocA family oxidoreductase — MKSIKTAVIGTGFIGPAHIEALRRVGGIEVVAVASQKIERAQALAERFAIPKAYGGWKEVIADNEIQAVHNCTPNSLHFGINKAAILAGKHVISEKPLTMNSKESAELVKLAAKHGVVNAINFNYRFYPLIQHARAMAGKGELGEIYLVHGHYLQDWLYYDTDHNWRLETEISGASRAVADIGSHWCDLVQFITGLKINRVFADLVTIHQTRKKPKETVETFKGKEQTPAQAYETKAVKTEDAGIVMLQFENDARGVFTVSQVSAGRKNREWFEIDGSKKAIAWDQEEPNQLWVGYRERPNETIIKDPALLDEAARKYAHYPGGHPEGYPDGPKNLFMNVYNFIRAGKDPRKDHPDFPTFADGHWENKIIEAVLKSNKAKKWVVV; from the coding sequence ATGAAGTCCATCAAAACGGCGGTTATCGGCACCGGATTCATTGGGCCGGCACATATCGAAGCTCTGAGAAGAGTAGGCGGCATAGAAGTCGTTGCCGTCGCTTCACAGAAAATTGAACGCGCGCAAGCCTTGGCGGAACGCTTTGCGATTCCCAAAGCTTATGGCGGTTGGAAGGAAGTTATTGCTGACAACGAGATTCAAGCCGTTCATAACTGTACTCCCAACAGCTTGCATTTTGGAATCAATAAAGCCGCGATTTTGGCCGGCAAACACGTCATCTCTGAAAAACCACTGACGATGAACTCGAAAGAGTCGGCAGAGCTGGTGAAATTGGCGGCAAAGCATGGCGTCGTCAACGCCATTAACTTCAATTATCGTTTCTATCCGTTGATTCAACATGCCCGAGCCATGGCCGGCAAAGGCGAGTTGGGAGAAATCTATCTTGTGCACGGCCATTACCTGCAAGACTGGCTCTACTATGACACTGACCATAACTGGCGCTTGGAAACCGAAATCAGCGGCGCGTCGCGGGCGGTGGCCGATATTGGCTCGCATTGGTGTGATTTGGTGCAGTTTATCACCGGCTTGAAAATCAACCGTGTTTTTGCCGATCTCGTCACCATTCACCAAACCAGGAAGAAGCCCAAAGAAACAGTGGAAACCTTCAAGGGCAAAGAGCAAACTCCGGCGCAAGCTTACGAAACAAAGGCGGTCAAAACTGAAGATGCGGGAATTGTCATGCTGCAATTCGAGAACGACGCGCGCGGCGTTTTCACTGTTTCGCAAGTGAGTGCCGGCAGGAAGAACCGTGAATGGTTTGAAATTGATGGCAGCAAGAAGGCCATCGCATGGGACCAAGAGGAGCCGAATCAACTGTGGGTCGGCTATCGCGAGCGTCCGAATGAGACGATCATCAAGGATCCCGCGTTGCTGGACGAGGCCGCGCGGAAGTATGCGCATTATCCCGGCGGGCATCCCGAAGGTTATCCGGATGGCCCGAAGAATCTGTTCATGAACGTCTACAATTTCATCCGCGCCGGAAAAGACCCGCGCAAAGATCATCCCGATTTCCCCACTTTTGCCGATGGGCATTGGGAAAACAAAATTATCGAAGCAGTTTTGAAAAGCAACAAGGCGAAAAAGTGGGTGGTGGTATGA
- a CDS encoding DUF6259 domain-containing protein: protein MQFDEVIVPALGGQVLSKEMPTDTTLSYKYPFWWNAQFVIGASNGGGMWIRTKDAEPSFKLLRVRRESSGFALTYGFEANAPLVAKNLEATWYLDGYGGGWKTPVDLHRAWLEQAFDLTPLEMNSHFPKWANDINFVLELWGMRKDRPEPHHTFDQMIARLEQWCKFHNPQQTLVYLPGFAEHGIDSRAPDYNPSQELGGEAKFKQLVDTAHQLGYRVMIHTNVLAMTFTHRLFSKFKAHQVVDLFDRTQGWALDIDGDWLAEPYFAYINPGAKEWGDLMEEILGELITKFHLDAVFLDQTLLAFNVSKGPNFLMGMRDHIKRLQRAFPHVVFAGEGQHEQTLSALPMAQIHGIDSIAEIHGMEGQTRWREAHPVSTYLFGKYTRFVAHLLTKYPSHPMFKLQETAYAKLGVIPALCLYDHQQTMDLPEVKNMLERAKNL from the coding sequence TTGCAATTCGATGAAGTGATTGTGCCGGCGCTCGGCGGACAGGTGCTGAGCAAAGAAATGCCGACTGACACGACGTTGAGCTACAAATATCCCTTCTGGTGGAACGCGCAATTCGTCATCGGCGCAAGCAATGGCGGCGGCATGTGGATTCGCACCAAAGACGCCGAGCCCAGTTTCAAATTGCTGCGCGTGCGCCGAGAGTCCAGCGGCTTTGCTTTGACGTATGGCTTCGAGGCCAACGCGCCGCTGGTTGCCAAAAACCTTGAAGCGACGTGGTATCTCGATGGCTACGGAGGGGGTTGGAAGACTCCGGTTGACCTTCATCGCGCCTGGCTGGAACAAGCATTCGATCTGACGCCGCTTGAGATGAATTCCCATTTTCCGAAGTGGGCGAACGACATCAACTTTGTGCTCGAGCTTTGGGGCATGCGCAAAGACCGGCCCGAGCCGCACCACACGTTCGATCAGATGATTGCGCGTCTCGAGCAATGGTGCAAGTTTCACAATCCGCAACAAACGCTGGTTTATTTGCCCGGCTTTGCCGAGCACGGCATTGATTCGCGCGCGCCGGATTATAATCCCAGCCAGGAGCTTGGTGGTGAAGCGAAATTCAAGCAGCTCGTCGACACCGCACACCAATTGGGCTATCGCGTGATGATTCACACCAACGTGCTGGCGATGACATTCACGCACCGGCTTTTCTCGAAATTCAAAGCGCATCAAGTCGTCGATCTGTTTGATAGAACGCAGGGATGGGCACTGGATATCGACGGCGATTGGCTGGCCGAGCCGTATTTTGCGTACATCAATCCCGGCGCAAAGGAATGGGGCGATTTGATGGAAGAAATTCTTGGCGAGCTGATTACGAAATTTCATCTCGACGCCGTGTTTCTCGATCAGACTCTGCTGGCATTTAATGTGAGCAAAGGGCCGAATTTTCTCATGGGCATGCGTGATCACATTAAGCGGTTGCAACGTGCTTTTCCTCATGTGGTGTTTGCCGGAGAAGGACAGCACGAGCAGACTTTGAGCGCACTGCCCATGGCGCAAATCCACGGCATCGACAGCATCGCTGAGATTCACGGCATGGAAGGACAGACGCGCTGGCGCGAGGCGCATCCGGTGTCAACCTACTTGTTTGGCAAATACACCCGTTTCGTTGCGCATCTGTTGACCAAATATCCGTCGCACCCCATGTTCAAATTGCAGGAAACAGCTTACGCAAAACTTGGGGTGATTCCGGCGCTGTGTCTCTACGATCATCAGCAAACGATGGATTTGCCGGAAGTGAAGAATATGTTGGAGAGAGCGAAGAACTTGTAG
- the rbsK gene encoding ribokinase has protein sequence MVVVTKRPPQPGETVFGNQFAMFPGGKGANQAVCCAKLGGRVHFIGKMGNDVFRAKLLQSMKNDGVRLQHLLVDPVAPTGIALITVDARGQNEIVVVSGSNMKLTPADLDNKRFVFAKSKIVLLQLEIPIATVTQSARLAKAHGVTVILNPAPARKLPKSLLQMVDYLTPNETETEILTGMPVKNVASAQKAAKRLLNLGVKNVIITLGAKGCLLVNAESAKIFPARKVKAVDTTAAGDAFNGALAFWLAKGGSTNEAIRFANAVAAFSVTKMGAQSSMPTMKELQKFRVQ, from the coding sequence ATGGTCGTGGTCACAAAACGCCCGCCGCAACCCGGTGAAACCGTCTTCGGCAACCAATTCGCCATGTTTCCCGGCGGCAAAGGTGCGAATCAAGCCGTGTGCTGTGCGAAGCTCGGGGGCCGCGTTCACTTTATCGGCAAAATGGGCAATGATGTATTTCGCGCCAAGCTGCTGCAGAGCATGAAAAATGACGGCGTGCGCTTGCAGCACCTTCTCGTCGATCCGGTCGCTCCAACCGGCATCGCGCTCATCACGGTCGATGCCCGCGGTCAAAATGAAATCGTCGTGGTTTCCGGCAGCAACATGAAACTGACTCCCGCCGACCTTGACAACAAGCGCTTCGTCTTTGCCAAAAGCAAAATTGTTCTTTTGCAATTGGAAATTCCCATCGCGACTGTAACCCAGTCGGCCCGCCTGGCCAAAGCACATGGCGTCACCGTCATTTTGAATCCCGCGCCCGCGCGGAAATTGCCCAAGTCGCTTTTGCAGATGGTTGATTACTTGACGCCCAATGAAACTGAAACCGAAATCTTGACCGGCATGCCGGTGAAAAATGTTGCCTCGGCGCAGAAGGCGGCGAAGCGCCTGCTCAACCTCGGCGTCAAAAACGTCATTATCACGCTGGGTGCGAAAGGCTGTCTTTTGGTCAATGCCGAGAGCGCAAAAATCTTTCCGGCGCGCAAGGTGAAAGCGGTTGACACCACCGCCGCCGGCGATGCGTTCAACGGCGCGCTGGCTTTTTGGTTGGCGAAGGGCGGAAGCACAAATGAAGCCATCCGCTTTGCCAATGCGGTCGCGGCCTTTTCAGTGACGAAGATGGGCGCCCAAAGCTCCATGCCGACGATGAAGGAGTTGCAGAAGTTTCGAGTGCAGTAG